Within Styela clava chromosome 8, kaStyClav1.hap1.2, whole genome shotgun sequence, the genomic segment GGAGTCATATAGAATATTTTGCGAATCCACAGTACTGTGCACAGTACTTTGCATATAGACTAAAGTCTATAGTAAAGCTATAGACTTTAGTAAAGCAATAAAACGGCAACACGACGCATCAAAATGATGAATCAACGTTTCCAGTTGTGTTCATAACCAAGACTATAGTCGatgtttgaatattgaaaactCACTGATGCCAGAGTTGGTGTCACCCCATCCAGCGACAGTTATGCCAGTGCCAGCGGAAGGTGCAGTGGTTTGCAAAGGTGCTGCGGCAATAGTCGAACCAAAGCTGAATGATgactaaaacaaaacaaaaaatcagtTCAATATCGCGTTTATGTAAATATGttctaattatatttttgttgtgtCAGCGGACTTGGCGCGTGGTTATTCCTTTTTATGATGTAAATATGTAGTAGGCAAAAACTCACTGCAAGCTGCAAAATCATAATGTCATTTTGGATTGTGTTGGAGTTGTATTCAGGATGAACCACTTTTCCGCTAACGGAGATGGTAACTCCACCACTGTTACGAGTCACAGTTCCCGCAGTTACAGTTAATCCAATGAGATTCCTATGAAAGTAAATAACATTAATGTGCACTGCTGCCAATACCAATGTTCGGGTACATAACTCTACGAACGACATGGTGATATTTCGACTTCTAATTTGTCATAATTACATGAAATGTATTTATGTGTGAGATATtacattttgctttatttttatacaaaatggtGTATATTTAAATTCTTACTGTTCGCAGTGAGCAGCAGAGAGGACTCGGTTAGCTGAAATGATTGTTCCGCCACAGAAGAATGAGCCACTTTTTTCCTGGAAGACGATTGACGGGAACTGGCCATTAGAGGCAGCAGTACCACCAATAATCTTGTCGGCGTTGGCGCCTGAACgaattacaaaataataaaattgttttgtctaTTTGAACGGAAAAATTAGCGGATACGCGAACTGAAACaagccaaataaaaaaaattcaaattatccatataaaataaattacctaCCACAAAGGCAGAGAATGGCGACGATTAAAAGTTTCATTCTTATTTGTTCGTTCAACGATTCCAAAGAACTGATAGTTTAGATCAGAAAGGGTGCTCTTTTTATACCAGTTGAAAGGCCACTGGACATATGCTATCGAtgtaaatacaaatatatttacgaCATCATAAGTgtcaatttacaaaaaattaccatattatattttttttatcaacataTGATGAATTCTCATGGTTTGGTGTACACTGGTCAGTTGACGTAGTTAGTTTTCTTGTAGCATACACATTAGAAGAGACATCAagtctaaaaaaaattgttactctTGTATACATCTATATCGTATAGATATCTTCAGTATCTGCAAAGAGTTTCACTGGTACACATTCTTGCTTCAATAATTAGTCCCTTCCAACTAGTTTTTATCGTACATGGAATAGAAAAGCTTTTTTAGTTACCATTCGCCGTTATTCCCACATCCCAGAAAGAGGACATGATTAGGTCGATAGTGACATCAAAACCAATGACACTGTTCAATTCGTGTCTCCACAATCGATACACATTTAAGCTTTGCTTTTTTGTTGGACACGAGGTCTACATATTAATCGTTTctatattatgttgttgttgttcttgttgttagtatttttccccttatcgttttaaaaaaaactcttttctcttcaattactggaccaattttcattggttaaagtttatatttttcgCTTGAAgtctatcacttttatttatttcaaaaattaatgtgGTCTCTATGGgaatcgttttttgtgtgcggtgacatcatcaaaattgcgCAGTTGGTAGTGGTTACACGTTTGCGTTTGTCATAAAATTTGCTGTACGTTTtagatttcgtgtccatatatttgagcatcgttctcttgttgttcttcttgttggtattttcttctctttattgtaaaaaaaataggtTTTTCCTTCAAttgctggaccaattgctttaaattttcagtggttagagATTGTTATTGTCTCCAGAAGACTATCACTTGAATTTTTCCCAAATTACTTATGcaatctgatatttcatctaaaattccgatgtttttttatttatttacggGAACACGTTTTTATGACAGCGTGGCGGCTGTCTTTCGTTCAGTTTGCGAACTTGTGCCTGGTTGTTAGGCGAAGTCGAGAAGGCGGTCGTACCGGTAGTCTGATGTGACAGTTTGcataccagtaccggtacccgtactactttgttttggccttcgtggcaatatatttgagcatcgctctatTGATTCTAAGAAGATCAATTTAATAAGCAtatgtaggcttaccatacgtcccgttttaggcgggacagtcccgcttttcagcgttttatcCCGctgtcccgataagtcagccaaaagtcccgcttttccagcataatacacaaacatgttctcgttactgttgtttccttgtagcgcagcgctagcctacttactgaaggcgaATGCGTTCGTTTCTCACTGATTCCCATTGGTgacagacgtatcgcatgtaaaaccaatactaattagtctaaattcgaatatttgtaccggtatcgttaacgtcaattccttcctatttttcgaactgaacccgatattttgacagagaatatgcgcatgaaatttcgataacaatatggtcaataaagacagccgggacagctttaaatgtaggaatgtaggcctatgtagtaaaatcggaaaatgtgaagttataaaatcacagctaaggggtcgttgtctttcgaggcgtcccgacttgaagtcacaaaaatatggtaaccctaagcATATGCCTTCTCTTGGCATTGGTTTAACTTCCGTTGAGGGGACTTGGCACATATTTACTAACAGTGACTTTCTTTAACATAGGCCCCACCAGTCAAGAGTGGGCAGATGATAACGCCCATGTCGATATTTGGCCCTATACCTCGATAATGTAAAGTCTACATCGCTGTATCGTTGATAAAGAATCTAATAAAAGCTCAACTTATTCATTTAATTACTTTGTTGTGTAAGGTGATAACGAGTGACGCAATATCTGTCGCGTTGGTGAGAACCAGCCATATTTAGGTTTACGTCAGTAACTATTACTATTTATAAAACGCTTcctttgttttttcatttaaattttattattccaaGAATTGATAAAACAGCAGAATTATCTTAAGCTAGGTAATAATTTATAGCTAGCTATGCATTTCTAAAATATATTGGAAGCTAATCATGTAAGGTCACATTAGGACgtgtaaaaattattttgaaatattgaggTCGCATAAGGGACGATAATATCACGGAAAGATCCTATTGGTTAGTATTATACATTTTAAAGACGTTTATGTGTGAACAAAATTTAGCTTTGCTCTTTTTTCCAGTAACAGACTACATCTACAATTTACATCATATAAAATCCCAATGAACAATGGGTGAAGAGATATAGTTTCGATGTTCTCGGATGTACGTGGACTACTGCTGATCACTGATCGTATAGTAGAGGGTATAATTTAGACGTGACAAATCCTGGCTGACATAGAGAAAGTCAGACATAAACGACAAATGCTTCGTACAAATTTTCACAATGAGTTGCCACAACTCAATTTTTCACAAGGATTCGCAACTATATATTTACCTGAACCAACTGACGAGTCAGCTTTTAGTTAAGTTAATATATATTGCTGTCTCATTTAGATCATGTTTAGAATagcaaatcatttttattcaagcGTGGCTTTCTTATCCACAGAACAAGAGAGCAGTGcccgaatatatggacacgaaagccaaaacctACCATAGCCTACTATCGTACCTCATATAAAAAAGCGCAACTTACACATGAGATCCGCAGACAAGCGGTCGCGAAACCGCTACAGGTAATTTTTTTGGCCAAATGGATCTATGGATCGTTTTCTTATCAATTTTTTTGACGTCACCACACAAATTAAAAACGAATTCCATGGGGACCTCagcaattttggaaataaaaagtggcaacaacaatctttaacccttttccaGCGGCTAAGCTCATATGAGAGAATATTTACGCTTAATTTTGTGCTCGGTAAActactgttaatatcgctcttagctcTTTGTTGACTTTATcgcctgatatgagagaagcgatggaaccttccagccgtgacgcatcGTGCGAATTCtataaatagcgtggatttcaaaatcgcctgtcagacgtctgaaaatgtcgactcagctcagacaggaaatactcctttataatgacttattgttggtttagcatgtattttcagacATATAtactatccctgaccatccctggcgctgtgttgttttgataaatatgattttgactgctccatagttggcagaagtatggagattttttgtagttaaaaaaaacgtaaaattaatggtaattttaacgcgtaaatgcgcgtatgggattgtttacgccgttctacgcgcatttccgtcgaaaaaatttaatttttttgcgttgggggtggtctgtgcagtaataataagagctgtgacgtcatcaaaatcagtaattttagcCTTGAACTTGATACACCTGTagatacaattgtgaatttcagagtaataaccatttatgctataataggcGTTTCGGTGATGTtgtgttaggaaaaacttgacgaa encodes:
- the LOC120345737 gene encoding trypsin beta-like, which translates into the protein MSSFWDVGITANGANADKIIGGTAASNGQFPSIVFQEKSGSFFCGGTIISANRVLSAAHCEQNLIGLTVTAGTVTRNSGGVTISVSGKVVHPEYNSNTIQNDIMILQLASSFSFGSTIAAAPLQTTAPSAGTGITVAGWGDTNSGIIQSLPNNLQSVNVAVIPTSDCNARLAYNGDILAGMICMGNMAGGEDSCQGDSGGPAYIQGSTTIAGITSWGYGCAQANKPGVYTDVAYYRSWITSNM